One Turneriella parva DSM 21527 genomic region harbors:
- a CDS encoding regulatory protein RecX has product MQSRRKKEKTPPPLYDRAVALAARRLRSASELKKKLVGEGYDEDEVDVALQRLGEVHLIDDNLVAHSISRRYADRGNRFIVQKMKEKGVAAEQESAIENLADEYERALAAGQKKLRSLGKFEPRVQGQKLYQHLAMRGFAGSVVQKVVRELTRLDDIE; this is encoded by the coding sequence ATGCAAAGCCGCCGCAAAAAAGAAAAAACTCCCCCGCCGCTCTATGACCGGGCAGTTGCGCTCGCAGCACGCCGCCTGCGCAGTGCGTCCGAATTAAAGAAGAAGCTTGTGGGCGAAGGTTATGACGAAGACGAAGTCGATGTAGCATTGCAGCGGCTAGGCGAAGTACACCTCATCGACGACAACCTCGTCGCGCACTCGATCTCGCGCCGTTATGCGGACCGCGGCAACCGCTTCATTGTGCAGAAAATGAAAGAGAAGGGCGTCGCCGCTGAACAAGAGTCGGCAATCGAGAACCTCGCTGATGAATACGAGCGTGCGCTCGCGGCGGGCCAGAAGAAACTGCGCAGCCTCGGCAAATTTGAGCCAAGAGTGCAGGGGCAGAAGCTCTACCAGCACCTGGCAATGCGCGGCTTTGCGGGGTCGGTTGTTCAAAAGGTTGTGCGCGAACTGACTCGCCTCGACGATATTGAATGA